From the genome of Blautia pseudococcoides, one region includes:
- a CDS encoding valine--tRNA ligase, with the protein MSKELAKTYDPKGLEDRIYQKWLDNKYFHAQVNRDKKPFTIVMPPPNVTGQLHMGHALDETMQDILIRFKRMQGYEALWQPGTDHAAIATEVKVIEKLKSQGIDKNEIGREEFLKHAWKWKEEYGGKIINQLKKLGASADWDRERFTMDEGCSEAVQEVFIKLYEKGYIYKGSRIINWCPVCQTSISDAEVEHEDQDGFFWHINYPIVGEEGRFVEIATTRPETLLGDTAVAVNPEDDRYKDLIGKMLKLPLTDREIPVVADEYVDKEFGTGCVKITPAHDPNDFEVGKRHSLPEITVMNDDATINELGGKYAGMDRYEARKAMVKDLEEQGLLVKVVPHAHSVGTHDRCHTTVEPMIKPQWFVRMKEMGEAAIQTLEDKSLQFVPDRFDKIYMHWLENIRDWCISRQLWWGHRIPAYYCDKCGEVAVAREMPKVCPKCGCDHLTQDEDTLDTWFSSALWPFSTLGWPEKTEEMEYFYPTDVLVTGYDIIFFWVIRMVFSGLEQTGRTPFHHVLIHGLVRDSQGRKMSKSLGNGIDPLEVIDKYGADALRLTLMTGNAPGNDMRFYWERVEASRNFANKVWNASRFIMMNLEKAEVPAEIDISTLTSADKWILSKVNTLAAEVTENLDKYELGIAVQKVYDFIWEEFCDWYIEMVKPRLYNDEDNTKAAALWTLKTVLGNALKLLHPYMPFITEEIFCTLHPEEESIMTASWPVEKQEWSFKEDERAVEIIKEAVRSIRNVRTDMNVPPSKKAKVFVVSEEEGIRQVFDNGKVFFATLGYASEVTIQADKTGIADDAVSAVTSKALIYMPFAELVDIEKEIERLNKEAERLNKELARVNGMLKNQRFLSKAPESKVAEEKAKLEKYTNMMEQVKERLAQLGR; encoded by the coding sequence ATGAGCAAGGAGCTTGCCAAGACTTATGACCCCAAGGGTCTGGAAGACAGAATTTATCAGAAGTGGCTGGACAACAAATATTTCCATGCCCAAGTGAACAGAGACAAAAAACCATTTACCATTGTGATGCCCCCGCCCAATGTAACAGGCCAGCTTCATATGGGACATGCGCTGGATGAGACTATGCAGGATATCCTGATCCGCTTCAAGAGAATGCAGGGCTACGAAGCACTGTGGCAGCCGGGCACAGACCATGCAGCCATAGCAACAGAAGTCAAGGTTATTGAAAAGCTGAAATCACAGGGCATTGATAAAAATGAGATTGGCAGAGAAGAATTTCTGAAGCACGCCTGGAAGTGGAAAGAGGAATACGGCGGAAAGATCATTAACCAGTTAAAGAAACTGGGCGCATCTGCTGACTGGGACAGAGAACGTTTTACCATGGATGAGGGATGTTCCGAGGCAGTGCAGGAAGTTTTCATTAAATTATACGAAAAAGGATATATCTACAAAGGTTCCCGCATTATCAACTGGTGTCCGGTATGCCAGACGTCCATCTCAGATGCAGAGGTAGAACATGAGGACCAGGACGGATTTTTCTGGCATATTAATTACCCTATCGTGGGAGAGGAAGGCCGTTTTGTAGAGATCGCAACCACGCGCCCCGAGACCCTTCTGGGAGATACGGCTGTTGCAGTCAATCCTGAAGATGACAGATACAAAGACCTGATTGGGAAAATGCTGAAGCTGCCTCTGACAGACAGGGAAATCCCGGTTGTGGCAGACGAATATGTTGATAAAGAATTCGGTACCGGGTGCGTAAAGATCACACCGGCCCACGACCCCAATGACTTTGAAGTGGGAAAACGCCACAGCCTGCCGGAGATCACCGTCATGAACGATGATGCCACCATCAATGAGCTGGGAGGCAAATATGCGGGTATGGACCGCTATGAGGCCAGAAAGGCTATGGTCAAAGACCTGGAGGAACAGGGACTTCTGGTGAAAGTAGTGCCACATGCCCACAGCGTCGGCACCCATGACCGCTGTCACACCACCGTGGAGCCAATGATCAAGCCCCAGTGGTTTGTAAGGATGAAAGAGATGGGGGAGGCTGCCATTCAGACTTTGGAAGACAAAAGCCTGCAGTTTGTTCCGGACCGTTTTGATAAGATCTATATGCACTGGCTGGAGAATATCCGTGATTGGTGTATTTCCCGCCAGCTCTGGTGGGGCCACAGGATTCCCGCCTATTACTGCGACAAATGCGGGGAGGTAGCGGTTGCCAGGGAGATGCCAAAGGTTTGCCCGAAATGCGGCTGTGATCATCTGACCCAGGATGAGGACACCCTGGATACCTGGTTTTCCTCCGCGCTCTGGCCTTTCTCCACATTGGGATGGCCAGAGAAAACAGAGGAGATGGAATATTTCTATCCCACAGATGTGCTGGTAACAGGATATGACATTATTTTCTTCTGGGTTATCCGTATGGTATTCTCAGGATTGGAGCAGACTGGCAGGACACCCTTCCACCATGTGTTGATTCACGGTCTGGTTCGTGATTCCCAGGGCCGTAAGATGAGCAAATCCCTGGGGAATGGAATTGACCCTCTGGAAGTCATCGACAAATACGGTGCGGATGCACTGCGTCTTACCCTCATGACAGGAAACGCGCCTGGAAATGATATGCGTTTCTACTGGGAGAGAGTGGAGGCAAGCCGCAACTTTGCCAACAAAGTATGGAATGCATCCCGTTTCATTATGATGAACCTGGAAAAAGCGGAGGTTCCGGCAGAGATTGATATAAGCACCCTGACAAGTGCAGATAAGTGGATCCTCTCCAAAGTGAATACTCTGGCAGCAGAAGTCACGGAGAATCTGGACAAATACGAGCTGGGCATTGCAGTTCAGAAAGTATATGACTTCATCTGGGAAGAGTTCTGTGACTGGTATATCGAAATGGTAAAACCAAGGCTTTACAATGATGAGGACAACACCAAGGCAGCAGCACTCTGGACGCTGAAAACTGTTTTGGGCAATGCGCTGAAGCTCCTTCATCCTTATATGCCGTTTATCACGGAGGAAATCTTCTGCACCCTGCATCCGGAGGAGGAATCCATCATGACCGCCTCCTGGCCGGTGGAAAAACAGGAGTGGAGTTTCAAAGAGGATGAGCGCGCAGTGGAGATCATCAAGGAGGCTGTAAGAAGCATCCGTAATGTGCGTACAGATATGAATGTACCACCAAGCAAAAAGGCTAAAGTATTCGTGGTCTCAGAGGAGGAAGGAATCCGTCAGGTATTTGACAACGGAAAGGTATTCTTCGCAACTCTGGGATATGCCAGTGAAGTGACCATTCAGGCTGACAAAACAGGGATTGCGGACGACGCGGTCTCCGCAGTGACTTCAAAGGCTTTGATCTACATGCCCTTTGCGGAACTGGTGGATATAGAGAAGGAGATTGAGCGCCTGAACAAAGAAGCTGAGCGTTTGAACAAGGAGCTTGCCCGTGTAAACGGCATGCTTAAAAACCAGCGGTTCCTGAGCAAAGCGCCTGAGAGCAAGGTAGCTGAGGAGAAGGCCAAACTTGAGAAATATACAAATATGATGGAACAGGTAAAGGAAAGGCTTGCACAGCTTGGCAGATAA
- a CDS encoding small, acid-soluble spore protein, alpha/beta type, which yields MSKKNNEKIDLNKIPREEMLKYEIAEELGLLDQVLESGWKSLSAKETGRIGGIMTRRKRESKKAENTSANR from the coding sequence ATGAGCAAGAAAAACAATGAGAAGATTGACTTAAATAAGATTCCCCGGGAGGAAATGCTGAAATATGAAATAGCAGAGGAACTGGGACTGCTTGACCAGGTTTTGGAATCAGGATGGAAAAGCTTATCAGCCAAGGAGACAGGGCGAATCGGCGGGATCATGACAAGAAGAAAACGGGAAAGCAAGAAGGCAGAGAATACATCCGCAAACAGATAA
- a CDS encoding CAP domain-containing protein: protein MKHKILPGFLALAVVSAMGMAPARVQAASIEDVKQNLQGKGIIVAGNISNLDELKQKLESMGIDCSIPGWLESLCPELPGIGQPGNPDTPGDNQPENPDTPDDNQPENPDTPDDNQPENPDTPDDNQPENPDTPDDNQPENPDTPDDNQPENPDTPDDNQPENPDTPDDNQPENPGTPDGSLPENPDTPDNNQPGNPSVPDNDTENADFVKQVVNLVNQERAKAGLSPVTADTSIQAAAQVRAKEIEKSFSHTRPDGSSFSTALTQQGVTYRGSGENIAWGQKTPEQVMNGWMNSEGHRANILNKNFTKIGVGYHQNASGTNYWTQLFTY from the coding sequence ATGAAACACAAAATATTACCGGGATTTCTGGCACTGGCTGTGGTGAGCGCCATGGGAATGGCTCCCGCTCGTGTACAGGCTGCTTCCATTGAGGATGTAAAACAGAATCTGCAGGGCAAAGGTATTATTGTAGCCGGAAACATTTCCAATCTGGATGAATTAAAACAGAAGCTGGAGAGTATGGGCATTGACTGCTCCATTCCCGGCTGGCTGGAATCTCTCTGCCCGGAACTCCCAGGCATAGGACAGCCCGGAAACCCAGACACCCCGGGCGACAACCAGCCTGAGAACCCGGACACTCCGGACGACAACCAGCCTGAGAACCCGGACACTCCGGATGATAACCAGCCTGAGAACCCGGACACTCCGGATGACAACCAGCCTGAAAACCCGGACACTCCGGATGATAACCAGCCTGAGAACCCGGACACTCCGGATGATAACCAGCCTGAAAACCCGGACACTCCGGATGACAACCAGCCTGAGAACCCGGACACTCCGGATGACAACCAGCCTGAAAATCCGGGCACTCCGGACGGCAGTCTCCCGGAAAATCCGGACACCCCGGACAACAACCAGCCGGGAAATCCCAGTGTTCCGGACAATGACACAGAGAACGCTGATTTTGTAAAGCAGGTAGTAAACCTTGTAAATCAGGAACGCGCCAAAGCCGGCCTCTCACCAGTGACAGCCGACACATCCATCCAGGCTGCCGCCCAGGTCAGAGCTAAAGAGATTGAGAAATCCTTCTCCCACACACGTCCTGACGGAAGTTCCTTCAGCACCGCACTGACCCAGCAGGGTGTCACCTACCGCGGTTCCGGAGAAAACATTGCATGGGGCCAGAAAACCCCGGAGCAGGTTATGAACGGCTGGATGAACAGTGAAGGCCACAGAGCCAACATTCTCAATAAAAACTTTACCAAGATCGGTGTAGGCTACCACCAGAACGCCTCCGGTACCAATTATTGGACCCAGCTATTCACTTACTAA
- a CDS encoding PspC domain-containing protein yields the protein MSDKRLYRSSTNYMLAGVCGGIAEYFNIDPTLVRLAWVILSCFGMVWTGIVAYIIAAIIIPK from the coding sequence ATGTCTGATAAGAGATTGTATAGGTCATCTACAAATTATATGCTGGCAGGTGTGTGCGGAGGGATTGCGGAATACTTCAATATCGACCCAACACTGGTGAGGCTTGCATGGGTGATACTTTCCTGCTTTGGGATGGTATGGACTGGAATTGTGGCGTATATTATTGCCGCAATTATCATTCCGAAATAG
- a CDS encoding DUF4097 family beta strand repeat-containing protein, whose product MKKFTKFCLITALVLVIVGGALFLAGIIMGATWGGVSAAVENSMDWEPFRNWVRHDNDYEFSESVDDIKETLNGKAVKEYEFDADQVLDLDVETKYTYVSVVRSSASDKIRVKVYSNKDKVVFDEDDGQLSIERSYRKRSIEKYPIEIEIPKNKKFVDAEFQIGAGILEVQDLEAENLTMYVGAGTVETSGSIRANEAELGVGMGTMDIHFIEFTTGYVNCGMGTVTATLAGKRQDYGTDIDCGLGAVNVGSESHSGISSLRTGDSNAPKYMEIECGMGTVDILFENGD is encoded by the coding sequence ATGAAGAAATTTACAAAATTTTGTTTGATCACAGCATTGGTTCTGGTAATTGTAGGCGGTGCCCTGTTTTTAGCTGGGATCATCATGGGCGCTACCTGGGGCGGTGTGTCTGCGGCTGTGGAAAACAGTATGGACTGGGAGCCTTTTAGAAACTGGGTACGTCATGACAATGATTATGAGTTTTCAGAGTCTGTAGATGACATAAAGGAAACATTGAACGGGAAAGCGGTTAAGGAATATGAATTTGACGCAGACCAGGTCTTGGATTTGGATGTGGAGACAAAATACACATATGTTTCTGTAGTGCGTTCCTCCGCCAGCGATAAAATTCGTGTCAAGGTTTATTCCAATAAAGATAAGGTAGTGTTTGATGAGGATGACGGTCAGCTCTCCATAGAAAGGTCCTACAGAAAGCGCTCTATTGAAAAATACCCTATTGAGATAGAGATTCCAAAGAACAAGAAATTTGTTGACGCGGAATTCCAAATCGGGGCTGGAATACTGGAAGTGCAGGACCTGGAGGCAGAGAATCTGACCATGTATGTAGGCGCAGGAACTGTGGAGACCAGTGGAAGCATCAGGGCAAATGAGGCGGAACTGGGTGTAGGCATGGGTACCATGGATATTCATTTTATAGAATTTACTACAGGGTATGTGAACTGCGGAATGGGAACCGTAACCGCAACGCTGGCCGGAAAACGTCAGGATTACGGCACGGATATAGACTGCGGATTAGGCGCTGTAAATGTGGGAAGTGAGTCCCACAGCGGTATCAGCTCATTGAGGACAGGTGACAGCAATGCACCAAAATATATGGAGATAGAATGCGGAATGGGCACTGTGGATATATTATTTGAGAATGGAGATTGA
- a CDS encoding DUF1700 domain-containing protein, with protein MKRKEFLAQLERLLWDIPVQEREEALDFYNSYFDDAGEENESSVIQELGSPGKVAAIIKADLGENRKDYGEYTETGYSDGIFDDRNMPERAGADKKEQSTGSGEQTQRDGSAYDGRRSYGSQNGSSGQESTEGSSSQDGTGQYGSGGKGYDGPYSRSGYGTGKTHRNRSGIMWGIIIVFVMFAVPVVGGIGLGILGIPFGLLAGVAGIIAAVMFSGVALLGSGIAMVVYALIHMLGNPAAALAISGAGIIMSAVGILLVMVFILFLAKVVPAVFRWVVDLIQRIVHRGMRGGDRS; from the coding sequence ATGAAACGAAAGGAATTTTTAGCGCAGCTGGAACGGCTGCTTTGGGATATTCCGGTGCAGGAGAGAGAGGAGGCACTGGATTTCTACAACAGTTACTTTGACGATGCAGGGGAAGAAAATGAATCCTCTGTTATACAGGAATTGGGAAGTCCGGGCAAGGTGGCTGCCATCATCAAGGCAGACCTGGGTGAGAACCGGAAGGACTACGGAGAATACACAGAGACCGGATACAGCGACGGGATATTTGATGACAGGAATATGCCGGAGCGGGCAGGTGCGGATAAGAAAGAGCAAAGTACCGGCAGCGGGGAACAGACACAGCGGGATGGCAGTGCATATGATGGCCGGAGAAGTTATGGCAGCCAGAATGGATCCAGCGGTCAGGAAAGCACGGAAGGGAGCAGCAGCCAGGACGGTACAGGACAGTATGGAAGCGGCGGTAAGGGATATGACGGCCCTTACAGCAGAAGCGGTTACGGTACAGGGAAAACCCATAGGAACAGAAGCGGAATCATGTGGGGCATCATTATTGTATTTGTAATGTTCGCTGTTCCGGTAGTGGGCGGGATCGGCCTTGGTATCCTCGGTATACCTTTTGGCCTGCTGGCAGGTGTGGCCGGTATTATCGCAGCAGTTATGTTCAGCGGGGTAGCTCTGCTGGGCAGCGGCATTGCCATGGTGGTTTACGCACTGATCCATATGCTGGGAAATCCGGCGGCAGCACTGGCTATTTCCGGAGCGGGAATCATCATGTCCGCTGTTGGTATCCTGCTGGTCATGGTATTTATATTGTTTTTAGCAAAAGTGGTGCCTGCAGTGTTCCGCTGGGTTGTTGATTTGATTCAGAGAATCGTTCATAGAGGAATGAGGGGAGGTGACCGTTCATGA
- a CDS encoding PadR family transcriptional regulator has product MVFNTGAALLDAIVLAVVSKEADGTYGYKITQDVRQVLEVSESTLYPVLRRLQKDECLETYDQEYGGRNRRYYKLTERGMAQLNLYKTEWKNYSTKISRLFEGGIPK; this is encoded by the coding sequence ATGGTTTTTAATACAGGCGCCGCGCTGCTGGACGCAATTGTACTGGCGGTGGTCTCCAAGGAGGCAGACGGCACATATGGGTATAAGATCACCCAGGATGTCCGGCAGGTTTTGGAGGTATCCGAATCCACACTGTATCCGGTACTCAGAAGGCTTCAGAAGGATGAATGCCTGGAGACCTACGATCAGGAGTACGGGGGCAGGAACCGAAGATATTATAAGCTGACAGAGAGAGGTATGGCACAGCTGAATCTTTATAAGACAGAGTGGAAAAACTATTCCACAAAGATTTCCAGATTGTTCGAGGGAGGGATACCAAAATGA
- a CDS encoding DUF4230 domain-containing protein: MKNKIAKMIGVVCVLILVIFGVFLGRYWEGRKYQKADISVSAITARLTQASDLATARLEYRGLIRYEAGEIRFITQKGFTMIYDAHIKAGIDLSKAQVDVSGETITVTLPEAVIQDINIDPDSLEFYDEKIALFNPQNKEDTVTALQAAKEDAEKNAADSDLLTTANEQARRLIQELLVPVTQDSDKEYTLVFRESAAN; the protein is encoded by the coding sequence ATGAAAAATAAAATAGCAAAGATGATCGGCGTAGTCTGCGTCCTGATCCTGGTCATTTTCGGCGTATTTCTGGGAAGATACTGGGAGGGGCGCAAATATCAAAAGGCAGACATCTCCGTCTCCGCTATCACTGCCCGTTTAACCCAGGCAAGTGACCTGGCTACCGCCCGATTGGAATACAGAGGATTGATCCGTTACGAGGCCGGTGAGATCCGTTTTATCACCCAGAAAGGCTTTACCATGATCTACGATGCCCATATCAAGGCAGGCATTGACCTTTCCAAAGCCCAGGTGGACGTATCCGGCGAAACCATCACCGTGACCCTTCCGGAAGCCGTGATCCAGGACATCAATATTGACCCGGACAGCCTGGAGTTTTACGATGAAAAAATAGCACTGTTCAATCCCCAGAACAAAGAGGATACCGTAACTGCCCTGCAGGCAGCCAAGGAAGACGCGGAGAAAAATGCCGCTGACAGCGATCTGCTGACAACGGCAAATGAACAGGCCCGGCGCCTGATCCAGGAACTGCTGGTCCCTGTGACCCAGGACAGTGATAAAGAATACACCCTTGTATTCCGCGAATCGGCAGCAAACTGA
- a CDS encoding ABC transporter ATP-binding protein encodes MDRKKSAQRETLRKVLKYVRHYWPFLILSIGAAAVTVVLTLYVPILTGEAIDYIVEKGKVDFVYVLHTLQKIGIVILFTALAQWIMNVSNNKIAYHTVQDVRNQAFRKIQILPLKYMDDHSYGEVVSRVIADVDQFSDGLLMGFTQLFTGVITILGTLLFMLTRDVGITLVVVLITPLSLFVANFIAKRTFTMFRQQSEARGEQTALVEEMIGGQKVVQAFNYEEEALEHFDEINKRLADCSLKAIFFSSLTNPCTRFVNSLVYAGVGLVGALSVISGGITVGQLSCFLSYANQYTKPFNEISGVVTELQNALACASRIFALIEETPQIPEPEDVKTLEHTDGKVDLEHVYFSYSPEAKLVQDFNLHVQPGQRVAIVGPTGCGKTTIINLLMRFYDVDRGSIRVSSRDIRSVTRKSLRGAYGMVLQDTWLRTGTIRDNIIMGKPDASEEEIKAAARASHAHSFIKRLPKGYDTVITEDGGLSQGQKQLLCITRVMLCLPPMLILDEATSSIDTRTEMHIQEAFAKMMQGRTSFIVAHRLSTIREADVILVMDNGNIVEQGDHKSLLEKNGFYAKLYNSQFLSGQDTAAVTE; translated from the coding sequence ATGGACAGGAAAAAATCAGCACAGAGGGAAACACTCCGGAAGGTACTCAAATATGTGCGGCATTATTGGCCGTTTTTGATCCTGTCTATTGGGGCGGCGGCAGTGACGGTGGTCCTGACTCTGTATGTGCCCATCCTGACAGGTGAGGCCATTGATTATATTGTAGAAAAGGGAAAGGTTGATTTTGTCTATGTGCTGCACACACTGCAGAAAATCGGCATTGTGATCCTGTTTACAGCCCTGGCCCAGTGGATCATGAATGTGAGCAACAATAAGATCGCCTACCACACGGTTCAGGATGTGCGGAACCAGGCATTTCGGAAAATACAGATACTTCCGCTGAAATACATGGATGACCATTCCTACGGCGAGGTGGTAAGCCGTGTGATCGCAGATGTGGACCAGTTCTCAGACGGGCTGCTGATGGGATTCACCCAGCTTTTCACAGGGGTGATCACCATTCTGGGGACTCTGCTTTTTATGCTCACCAGAGATGTGGGGATCACGCTGGTGGTGGTGCTGATCACACCGCTCTCCCTCTTTGTGGCAAACTTTATTGCCAAGAGGACATTTACCATGTTCAGGCAGCAGTCAGAGGCCCGCGGGGAGCAGACTGCCCTTGTGGAGGAAATGATCGGAGGCCAGAAAGTGGTCCAGGCATTTAATTATGAGGAGGAAGCCCTGGAGCATTTTGACGAGATCAACAAACGGCTGGCAGACTGTTCCCTGAAAGCTATCTTCTTCTCCTCCCTGACAAATCCCTGTACCCGTTTTGTCAACAGTCTTGTGTATGCAGGGGTTGGTTTGGTGGGGGCGCTGTCTGTCATAAGCGGCGGCATAACAGTGGGACAGCTCTCTTGTTTCCTGAGTTATGCCAACCAGTACACCAAGCCCTTTAATGAGATTTCAGGTGTGGTGACAGAGCTTCAGAATGCGCTGGCCTGTGCTTCCCGTATCTTCGCGCTCATAGAGGAAACGCCTCAGATACCGGAGCCGGAGGATGTAAAGACTCTGGAACATACAGACGGAAAAGTGGATCTGGAGCATGTATACTTCTCCTATTCACCGGAGGCAAAACTGGTGCAGGATTTCAATCTGCATGTGCAGCCCGGACAGAGAGTAGCCATCGTAGGCCCCACAGGCTGCGGGAAAACCACGATCATAAACCTGCTCATGCGTTTTTACGATGTGGACAGGGGCAGTATCCGGGTCAGCAGCCGGGATATCCGCAGTGTTACCAGAAAAAGCCTGCGGGGTGCCTATGGGATGGTGCTGCAGGATACCTGGCTCCGAACAGGTACAATCCGGGATAATATTATTATGGGAAAACCGGATGCCTCGGAGGAGGAGATCAAGGCGGCGGCCAGGGCTTCCCATGCACACAGTTTTATCAAGCGCCTGCCAAAGGGATATGATACGGTGATCACAGAGGACGGCGGCCTGTCCCAGGGACAGAAACAACTTCTGTGTATCACCAGGGTTATGCTCTGCCTTCCGCCTATGCTGATCTTGGATGAGGCCACATCTTCCATTGATACCAGGACCGAGATGCATATTCAGGAGGCATTTGCAAAAATGATGCAGGGCAGGACCAGTTTTATTGTGGCTCACCGCCTGTCCACCATACGGGAGGCGGATGTGATCCTTGTAATGGATAACGGAAACATTGTGGAGCAGGGGGATCATAAGTCACTGCTTGAAAAAAACGGATTTTACGCCAAATTGTACAACAGCCAGTTTTTGTCCGGACAGGATACGGCTGCGGTTACAGAATAA